The proteins below come from a single Catenulispora sp. MAP5-51 genomic window:
- the acnA gene encoding aconitate hydratase AcnA translates to MTSKNSFGARDTLAVGAQSYEIFRIGAVEGSERLPFSLKVLLENLLRTEDGANVTASQIQALGQWDPNAEPDTEIQFTPARVIMQDFTGVPCVVDLATMREAVAELGGDPAKINPLAPAELVIDHSVIADVFGRPDAFERNVEIEYGRNRERYQFLRWGQTAFDEFKVVPPGTGIVHQVNIEHLARVVFDRNGQAYPDTLVGTDSHTTMVNGLGVLGWGVGGIEAEAAMLGQPVSMLIPRVVGFKLHGELPPGATATDLVLTITEMLRKHGVVGKFVEFYGAGVAAVPLANRATIGNMSPEFGSTCAIFPIDDETISYLKLTGRPAEQLALVEAYAKAQGLWHDADREPSYSEYLELDLATVVPSIAGPKRPQDRVALSQAKDKFAEVLPTYAAQGTKPTPVTMEDGTQVVIDNGAVVIASITSCTNTSNPQVMIGAALLAKNAVERGLHTKPWVKTTLAPGSKVVSDYYERAGLTPYLDKLGFNLVGYGCVTCIGNSGPLPEPVSKAVNEADLAVVSVLSGNRNFEGRINPDVKMNYLASPPLVVAYAIAGSMDFDFENEPLGFDGDDKPVFLKDIWPSTQEIQTVIEGSITAEMFAKDYSDVFHGDERWRSLPTPTGNVFEWDADSTYVRKPPYFEGMAAEPSPVADIHGARVLAKLGDSVTTDHISPAGSIKADSPAGKYLAEHGVGPRDFNSYGSRRGNHEVMIRGTFANIRLRNQLLDGVEGGFTKNLLTGEQAAIYDASQAYQEAGIPLVVLAGKEYGSGSSRDWAAKGTALLGVKAVVAESYERIHRSNLIGMGVVPLQYPAGQSAASLGLTGEETFEITGLEALNDGATPRTVKVKAGDVEFDAVVRIDTPGEADYYRNGGIMQYVLRNLLKK, encoded by the coding sequence ATGACCTCCAAGAACAGCTTCGGCGCCCGCGACACCCTCGCGGTGGGCGCGCAGTCGTACGAGATCTTCCGCATCGGGGCCGTCGAGGGCTCCGAGCGCCTCCCCTTCAGCCTGAAGGTGCTGCTGGAGAACCTCCTGCGCACCGAGGACGGGGCCAACGTCACCGCTTCCCAGATCCAGGCCCTGGGCCAGTGGGACCCGAACGCCGAGCCGGACACCGAGATCCAGTTCACGCCGGCGCGCGTGATCATGCAGGACTTCACCGGCGTGCCCTGCGTGGTGGACCTCGCCACCATGCGCGAGGCCGTCGCCGAGCTCGGCGGCGACCCGGCGAAGATCAACCCGCTGGCCCCGGCCGAGCTGGTCATCGACCACTCGGTGATCGCCGACGTCTTCGGCCGCCCGGACGCCTTCGAGCGCAACGTCGAGATCGAGTACGGCCGCAACCGCGAGCGCTACCAGTTCCTGCGCTGGGGCCAGACCGCCTTCGACGAGTTCAAGGTGGTCCCGCCCGGCACCGGCATCGTGCACCAGGTGAACATCGAGCACCTGGCCCGCGTGGTCTTCGACCGGAACGGCCAGGCCTACCCCGACACGCTCGTCGGCACCGACAGCCACACCACCATGGTCAACGGCCTGGGCGTGCTGGGCTGGGGCGTGGGCGGCATCGAGGCCGAGGCCGCGATGCTCGGCCAGCCGGTCAGCATGCTCATCCCGCGCGTGGTCGGCTTCAAGCTGCACGGCGAGCTGCCCCCCGGCGCCACCGCCACCGACCTGGTGCTCACCATCACCGAGATGCTGCGCAAGCACGGCGTGGTCGGCAAGTTCGTGGAGTTCTACGGCGCCGGCGTGGCCGCCGTCCCGCTGGCCAACCGCGCCACCATCGGCAACATGTCGCCGGAGTTCGGCTCCACCTGCGCCATCTTCCCGATCGACGACGAGACCATCAGCTACCTCAAGCTCACCGGCCGCCCGGCCGAGCAGCTGGCGCTGGTCGAGGCCTACGCCAAGGCCCAGGGCCTGTGGCACGACGCGGACCGCGAGCCGTCCTACTCCGAGTACCTGGAGCTGGACCTGGCCACCGTGGTCCCCTCGATCGCCGGCCCGAAGCGCCCGCAGGACCGCGTCGCGCTGTCCCAGGCGAAGGACAAGTTCGCCGAGGTCCTGCCGACCTACGCCGCGCAGGGCACCAAGCCGACCCCGGTCACGATGGAGGACGGCACCCAGGTCGTCATCGACAACGGCGCGGTCGTGATCGCCTCGATCACCTCCTGCACCAACACCTCCAACCCGCAGGTGATGATCGGCGCGGCGCTGCTGGCCAAGAACGCGGTGGAGCGCGGCCTGCACACCAAGCCCTGGGTCAAGACCACCCTGGCGCCCGGCTCGAAGGTCGTCTCCGACTACTACGAGCGCGCCGGCCTGACCCCGTACCTGGACAAGCTCGGCTTCAACCTGGTCGGCTACGGCTGCGTCACCTGCATCGGCAACTCCGGCCCGCTGCCGGAGCCGGTCAGCAAGGCGGTCAACGAGGCGGACCTGGCGGTGGTGTCGGTGCTCTCCGGCAACCGCAACTTCGAGGGCCGCATCAACCCGGACGTGAAGATGAACTACCTCGCGTCCCCGCCGCTGGTCGTCGCCTACGCCATCGCCGGCAGCATGGACTTCGACTTCGAGAACGAGCCCCTGGGCTTCGACGGCGACGACAAGCCGGTGTTCCTCAAGGACATCTGGCCCTCCACCCAGGAGATCCAGACCGTCATCGAGGGCTCCATCACCGCCGAGATGTTCGCCAAGGACTACTCCGACGTCTTCCACGGCGACGAGCGCTGGCGCTCGCTGCCCACCCCGACCGGCAACGTCTTCGAGTGGGACGCGGACTCCACCTACGTCCGCAAGCCCCCGTACTTCGAGGGCATGGCCGCCGAGCCGTCGCCGGTGGCGGACATCCACGGCGCGCGCGTCCTGGCCAAGCTCGGCGACTCGGTGACCACCGACCACATCAGCCCGGCCGGCTCCATCAAGGCCGACAGCCCGGCCGGCAAGTACCTGGCCGAGCACGGCGTGGGCCCCCGCGACTTCAACAGCTACGGCTCCCGCCGCGGCAACCACGAGGTCATGATCCGCGGCACCTTCGCGAACATCCGCCTGCGCAACCAGCTCCTGGACGGCGTCGAGGGCGGCTTCACGAAGAACCTGCTGACCGGCGAGCAGGCCGCCATCTACGACGCCTCCCAGGCGTACCAGGAAGCGGGCATCCCGCTGGTGGTCCTGGCCGGCAAGGAGTACGGCTCGGGCTCCTCCCGCGACTGGGCCGCGAAGGGCACCGCGCTGCTGGGCGTCAAGGCCGTCGTCGCCGAGAGCTACGAGCGCATCCACCGCTCCAACCTGATCGGCATGGGCGTCGTCCCGCTGCAGTACCCGGCCGGCCAGAGCGCCGCCTCGCTCGGGCTGACCGGCGAGGAGACCTTCGAGATCACCGGTCTGGAGGCGCTGAACGACGGCGCGACTCCGCGGACGGTGAAGGTGAAGGCCGGCGACGTCGAGTTCGACGCGGTCGTGCGCATCGACACCCCCGGTGAGGCGGACTACTACCGCAACGGCGGGATCATGCAGTACGTGCTGCGGAACCTGCTGAAGAAGTAG
- a CDS encoding nuclear transport factor 2 family protein, with protein MIDDQVAAAVNEHVRAFSKGDLPALMAGLADDTVWITGRTTVRGRAELEPFFREAIAGLHPALRVQNLLVDGDRAACQMTETLVWDGTEQSFAIAAFFKLRDGLIVAAKVYREGTAELD; from the coding sequence ATGATTGACGATCAAGTGGCCGCAGCGGTGAACGAGCACGTCCGGGCCTTCAGCAAGGGGGACCTGCCGGCGCTCATGGCCGGATTGGCGGACGACACGGTGTGGATCACCGGCCGGACGACGGTGCGCGGCCGCGCGGAACTGGAGCCCTTCTTCCGCGAGGCGATAGCCGGCCTGCACCCGGCGCTCCGGGTGCAGAACCTGCTCGTCGACGGGGACCGGGCGGCCTGCCAGATGACCGAGACGCTGGTGTGGGACGGGACCGAGCAGTCCTTCGCGATCGCCGCGTTCTTCAAGCTGCGCGACGGATTGATCGTGGCGGCGAAGGTCTACCGCGAGGGGACGGCCGAGCTTGACTGA